The Methylophilus sp. TWE2 region GCCCATGGTTTGCAAGGCAGCAATCACCTCTTTAACAAGTACTTCGGGCGCAGAGGCACCAGCCGAGATGCCAATTTTTTGTTTGCCTTGTAACCACTCTGCTTTCAAGTGGCTGGCATTATCAACCATATAGGCTTCCACCCCCTGGTTTTTTGCGACTTCACGCAGGCGGTTAGAGTTTGAGCTGTTGGGTGAGCCGACAATAATGACGAGATCGCAGTCCTTAGCCATGATTTTGACTGCGTCCTGGCGGTTTTGCGTGGCATAACAAATATCATCGCTTTTAGGGGCTTTAATATTCGGGAAGCGGTCTTTCAAAGCATTGATGACTTGCGTGGCATCGTCTACGGAGAGTGTGGTTTGTGTCACGTAGGCGAGTTTTTCAGGGTCTGCGACTTGCAAGGCGGTGACATCTTCCGGGGTTTCCACCAGGTATATGCCGCCAGCTTCCGATTGGCCCATGGTGCCTTCTACCTCGGGGTGGCCTTTATGACCTATCATGATGATTTCCAGGCCGTCTTTGCGCATCTTGGCCACTTCGATATGCACCTTGGTCACCAGTGGGCAGGTGGCATCAAAGGCAGTCAGCCCACGCGACTCTGCCTCTGCGCGTACCGCTTTGGAGACGCCG contains the following coding sequences:
- the ispH gene encoding 4-hydroxy-3-methylbut-2-enyl diphosphate reductase, yielding MQTNALPNIVLANPRGFCAGVDRAIIIVEQALEKFGAPIYVRNEVVHNKFVVGQLREKGAIFVDELEKIPAGSIVIFSAHGVSKAVRAEAESRGLTAFDATCPLVTKVHIEVAKMRKDGLEIIMIGHKGHPEVEGTMGQSEAGGIYLVETPEDVTALQVADPEKLAYVTQTTLSVDDATQVINALKDRFPNIKAPKSDDICYATQNRQDAVKIMAKDCDLVIIVGSPNSSNSNRLREVAKNQGVEAYMVDNASHLKAEWLQGKQKIGISAGASAPEVLVKEVIAALQTMGAAQVEELQGVVENVVFQLPKNLVNAEKRKQG